ACGCTGGCCGAAGTCAGACCTCCTGCTCGGAGAACTTTTAGCAAACGTCAGGCAATCGCCAACTATTTAAGGATTGTCTATTACCGTAGGAgtctttaaatgttttagctCAGGAAGGCTTTCAACTGGCAAATTGTGCCATCCGTACGCATCGTTAGCTCAAAACGCTAATCGTTACAGCCCCCTGACTACTTGGAGTAATTTGCCAGActggcaaaaaagaaaagaaaaaagaaaaagacagctTTTTTTCATTGCAGAAAGGCATGAAGACTCATCAGGAGAGCTGCGTAAGAGCACTTCAGCATACAGCCACAGATAAAACCATACATCTCCACATTTCCCACACACCTGAAGTCATTTCACAACAAAGGCAGCCTGCTGTCAGTCTCTCTGCataatggctgtgtgtgtgtgtgtgtgtgtgtgtgcaggaggaaTGAGGTGGGGGGGCAAGGTGACGCAACCAGCCAACAATACGCTCCGACGCTGCATGGAGAGGAAGCGAGGTGACGTGAACGGCTGACAAAAAGCACCTGAATTTGTGAGGCCTGGTAAAGGTAAACAGAAGCCTGGAGTGTTTCGTGGGTCTCAGCCTTTTTTTCATCAGCCAGGTGACGAGCTCTTAGGGGTCGAGTTCTTTCTGCCTTCCTATAAACTTTACATGAACGATCCCTAACTTGGTTTctaaaacactgcacacaatCTCTGTCACATCTGGATTCATTTTTGAATCTGTACTGGGACTAAAATGACAGGAAGAAGTGAAGTAGACATCTGCGTTGATGTTAAACGACCCTTCCTGTAAACTGAGACTGAATGAAGACGTAAATGTTGTTTAAACCAAATCGATCACGTCTTGTTTAAGAGACAGCCTCCGCCATTGAAGATTTTACACAATCATTATTTCCCAATTGACTGGCAGATTAACTGTGTGTctatcagggaaaaaaaagactgttttAAGAGTCACTAGAGCTCTGCATAAACCCTATCGATCCAGCCAATCGGATTATACACACGACCCAATTGTCTTCTTAGAGAACCAGCGTCCATCATAATGCAACACGACGGTCAGAGCCGCATTGATTTCCGTTACAGTGCCGTAGCGCAGGGCCTCGTTAAACACGTCGACTGCGTGATCGCTCGCTCTCTCGGGGACTGACTGGCTTATTGCCCCTGAATCTCTGAGATACGAGGATTGTTACACGAGGACAGGAAGAAGCATCGCCATCTGGTgataaaacagcaaaataaatcaTGATCACGCTGGAAAGGACGGTTTGTTTCTATTCTAAGATCACGAACGGATTTTCTCCTGAGCTGTTTTATCTGATGTTTTAAATTACAACATGATTTCTGTTCCAATCATAAACCAAAGGCAAGCGACAACTTTGATTCAAACAGAATTATCgaaagaaaataatcatcagcCATGAGAACAACCTcaactctgattaaaaaaaaaaaaaaaaaaagaaagaaaaaaggacaggTTCATTTCAAGACAcagttttgtgtgtattttgtgtgaatGGAAACTATACAAAGGTTTCAGGTGAAAGCTAAAGACGCAGGAATGGACTGTAGTGTGGCATAGTTATGTTTCATCATCACATTATTTCACTGCCGAGGCTGTAGTGTAAAGCAcgtgttgtttttttggctcTAACAAAACTGTTTCGTTTCCATTTGAAGTCCATCGTGTATTGAATCAGGTGTCTGAAAGGCGTGGTAGTTACCTGGCCCCCTCTTGTCCCAGCCGCAGACCATGGTGCCCATGCTCAGACCCATGCCTTTGTACTGGTACACCATGTTAGCCAGCAGTTTGGAGGCGGCCGCGACTGAAATGCGCTCCTTGTTGCGCAGCTCGTAGATGCGGCACTGCCTCGCCAGCAGACGCTCCCAGAAACTGCAGTCAGCAGCTCCGCCTGCCATGGTGCCCAGCAGATACGGGTTGATCTCGATGACCTTCTTCACTGTCTGAGACGCGATGTACGACCCAGCTGTCGCCCGGGAGTCCACTGCCACGATGACGCCGTGCTGAAACTGAGAGAAACCAAAAAACTCAACACGCGatttttacacattaaacaAGTCAGgaacatacacaaaaaaaaaaagaaaagaaaaaacttttacACAGGATTAATAGTTGCACTTCATGCTTTTAACCACTAGATGTTACtaaaacactaacactacaAGACacttataaatgtgtgtgataaaagtggtggctcagtggttaaggctctgggttgccgatcagaaggttgtgggttcaagccccagcaatACAGAGCTGCCACTGTTGGCCCTTGAgcgaggcccttaaccctctctgctccagggcgCTGTATCacggctgaccctgtgctctgaccgcAGCTTCTTAACAAGCTGGGATacgcgaagaaaagaatttcattttgctgtaatgtatatgtgacaaataaacacTTCTGCCTCTGCTAAAGATTCCTTTAGTGAAACATGGGCCGCAGGACAAAACCCTAAGGGTCCACTTAAGGAACCTTCCAGCTGTCTTTAAGTATTTCACCTTTAATTGCTTAAGTGCTTGcttaattaattgtaattaattaattacaaggTCCTTAGTAACCATTTcactctaaaaaataataagggaTCAAAACAGGTCCCTTAAATCATCTGCTGAACTCAAATTCAGCTGATTTCAGGTTAAGAGCAGGAAAATTGATTTTAGACATGTACAGAATTATCATACAgcatatcgcattatttaaTAAGTTATCACAATTTTCGTCAATAATGCACAGCATCAAcaaagtgcattattattattatcattactactactactattattattattattgttattattattgtttttatggttgagtgtgttgaaaaaaagacaacttttaaaatgtttaaggcaaaaaaaaaaaaagatttactaaataaacatttaaaaccttttttcctGTGAAAGTATTTAAGTGTTTAGTCTTTTATTCAGGGTTAAGGTGATGTTTTGAATCCTAAAATGGCTCCCTGCTGAATCtaagtgcactagatagtgCACAAGTAGGCAAGACTTCATACTGCACTAGGTAGTGCACTGAAGTAGGGAACACGAAGCCATTGAGGATTAAACCCGACAGTAATAAGGCTAATATGGCAACAAAGCGTATGAACAGTACCACTGTACACAAATgagatataaaatattaaatgtaatgtaatgaataGTTACAGCTAGCTCACTCCAGCTCCACACTAAAACTCACTTTAAACGCTAAAGTAGTTGTTCCGTGAAGAAACTCAATTTTTCTCTCAATTCCATCTTCTTCTCCTTCAAAAGGGCTCAGTGCGAAATTGAGACGCTCTCCTGAAGCTTCACCGACGCCGAGATCTGCATCGTTAAAGCCACAGCCGAATGGAAAAGACTGTTCAAAATCCGCACACTCACTCTTCAGCACATCAGCCAGCGCCATCTTTACAAATATCACCAGCTctcctccctttcttcttcttctacttccgCCGGAACTCGCGTGCACTCACAATGGAGCAGGCGCCATCTTGTTTACAGCGCCATCTTGTTTACAGCGCCATCTAGCGTTATGGAGGAATGAAAAAACAATTTCTTGTGTTAGTCAAGGatatgaaagtgtttttttggttttttttaataataataaaaattaagaaCATAAGTAACTAAAATACAATacgataaaataaaaaataaatataaaaataataaattaaaacagaaatgtagtagattttacatttccaaaccAAAATCCTCCAATAAGGAATACaaatttttagcttttttttaattattattttgatttttcacCTCTCTCAATGTCTACAAATATATTGAAAAAATCCTCTTTAAAAAACAAGTAATCAGGAAGGACTTTTGAAAAAATTTACATTGTGTATGTAAAATTTCAACAAAGACAATAAATTATTCACTGTAactctatacactgtacagctctgtatatttgctttttttaatattctatttatgtatattcatgTTCTATACATTATTCCTCTACTGAGTGTTTTAATTGTTCTTTTACTAATTCCATCACTGGAATTGGGatacttttaataattttgtcataAAC
This genomic interval from Pangasianodon hypophthalmus isolate fPanHyp1 chromosome 4, fPanHyp1.pri, whole genome shotgun sequence contains the following:
- the psmb5 gene encoding proteasome subunit beta type-5, which produces MALADVLKSECADFEQSFPFGCGFNDADLGVGEASGERLNFALSPFEGEEDGIERKIEFLHGTTTLAFKFQHGVIVAVDSRATAGSYIASQTVKKVIEINPYLLGTMAGGAADCSFWERLLARQCRIYELRNKERISVAAASKLLANMVYQYKGMGLSMGTMVCGWDKRGPGLYYVDSEGNRVCGDMFAVGSGSMYAYGVLDSGHRTDLTIEEACDLGRRAIYQATFRDAYSGGQVNLYRVHSEGWERVSHDDVLKLHHQYQSQKA